Proteins co-encoded in one Malus sylvestris chromosome 7, drMalSylv7.2, whole genome shotgun sequence genomic window:
- the LOC126629325 gene encoding G-type lectin S-receptor-like serine/threonine-protein kinase At5g24080 isoform X2, with the protein MDGDATTWTSNTSGAGVEGATLQESGNFIIYDDVNRPVWQSFSHPSDTLLPNQPLSVSLELTTSKSSPRGGYYALKMLQQRTSLSLALTYNMPETLYNSSPESYYNYSYWNGPDISNVTGDVVAVLDEAGSFGIVYGESSDGAVYVYKNDGDDGGLSAASTRSLVLRRLIIESNGNLRLYRWDNDINGSRQWVPEWAAVSTPCDIAGICGKGICNLDRSKTNASCTCLPGTYKENGGSLCSENSSLTGKCDSRSNYQPSQFRISTVQQTNYYFPEFSVIANYSDVENVTKCGEICLADCECVASVYGLDDENPYCWVLRSMDFGGYEDPASTLFVKVRSNGLEGNAKGSGESSKGSGNQQTKVLVIPIVLSMTFLVALLCLLLYYNVHRRRSLKRTLESSVILSGAPLNLSYRELQIRTWNFSQLLGTGGFGSVYKGSLADGTLVAVKKLERVLPHGEKEFITEVNTIGSMHHMNLVRLCGYCSESSQRLLVYEFMKNGSLDKWIFRSNHSRDKLLDWQSRFDIAVGTAQGIAYFHEQCRDRIIHCDIKPENILLDENFCPKVSDFGLAKLMGREHSQVVTMVRGTRGYLAPEWVSNRPITVKADVYSYGMLLLEIVGGRRNLDMSFDADDFFYPGWAFKEMTSGNPMKVADRRLEGAVEEEELIRALKVAFWCIQDEIFMRPTMGEVVRMLEGSVGINMPPMPQTVLELIEEGLDHVYKAMKREFNHFSSFTINTHPSSSQATCSYSTMSPR; encoded by the exons ATGGATGGAGACGCTACCACGTGGACCTCAAACACCTCCGGCGCTGGTGTTGAAGGCGCAACGTTGCAAGAATCTGGAAATTTCATTATCTATGACGATGTCAACCGCCCTGTGTGGCAGAGTTTCTCACACCCATCTGACACTCTCCTCCCAAACCAACCTCTTTCAGTCTCTTTAGAGCTAACAACTTCTAAGTCCTCCCCACGTGGTGGATACTATGCACTAAAAATGCTTCAACAACGCACTTCTTTAAGCCTTGCCTTGACTTACAACATGCCAGAAACTTTATACAATTCCTCCCCTGAATCATATTACAACTATTCTTATTGGAACGGACCAGACATATCAAATGTAACCGGGGATGTTGTAGCGGTTTTAGATGAAGCAGGGAGCTTTGGAATTGTGTATGGGGAGTCATCAGATGGAGCTGTATATGTGTACAAGAATGATGGCGATGATGGGGGACTATCAGCCGCATCAACCAGATCATTGGTTCTTCGTAGATTGATAATCGAGAGTAATGGGAATTTACGCTTGTATCGTTGGGATAATGATATTAATGGGTCAAGGCAATGGGTGCCAGAGTGGGCTGCAGTTTCAACACCATGTGACATTGCTGGAATTTGTGGTAAAGGGATATGTAATTTGGATAGGAGTAAGACTAATGCTTCTTGCACATGTCTACCGGGGACTTATAAGGAAAATGGGGGAAGTCTTTGTTCAGAAAATTCATCACTTACAGGAAAATGTGATTCGCGGAGTAATTATCAGCCATCCCAGTTTAGAATTTCAACGGTGCAGCAAACCAATTACTATTTTCCAGAATTTTCAGTCATAGCAAACTACAGCGATGTTGAGAATGTAACAAAATGTGGAGAGATTTGTCTAGCTGATTGTGAATGTGTTGCTTCAGTTTACGGCCTTGATGACGAAAATCCATACTGTTGGGTTTTGAGAAGCATGGATTTTGGTGGCTATGAGGATCCTGCTTCAACTCTGTTTGTGAAGGTTCGGTCTAATGGCTTAGAGGGCAACGCAAAAGGATCCGGGGAGTCTTCCAAGGGGTCGGGTAATCAGCAAACAAAAGTTTTGGTTATTCCTATTGTTCTTAGCATGACCTTCCTTGTTGCCCTCCTATGTCTTTTGCTATATTACAATGTCCATAGGAGGAGATCCTTGAAGAGAACACTGGAAAGCTCAGTAATCTTGTCTGGTGCTCCGTTGAATCTTAGTTACCGCGAATTACAAATTCGTACGTGGAATTTCTCACAGCTTCTTGGAACTG GGGGATTTGGGAGTGTTTACAAGGGAAGCCTTGCTGATGGCACTTTGGTTGCCGTAAAAAAACTTGAGAGGGTTTTGCCACATGGGGAGAAGGAGTTTATAACTGAAGTGAACACCATTGGTTCCATGCATCACATGAACTTGGTTCGTCTATGCGGGTACTGCTCCGAGAGCTCACAACG GCTTTTAGTTTATGAGTTCATGAAAAATGGGTCACTGGACAAATGGATATTTCGCTCAAATCATTCCCGAGACAAGTTGCTAGATTGGCAATCACGCTTTGATATAGCCGTGGGTACTGCACAAGGAATTGCATATTTTCATGAGCAATGCCGAGATCGAATTATACATTGTGACATCAAACCAGAAAACATTCTGCTGGATGAAAATTTCTGTCCTAAAGTTTCCGACTTTGGACTAGCTAAGTTGATGGGCAGAGAGCACTCACAGGTTGTTACCATGGTCAGAGGAACAAGAGGCTATTTGGCTCCGGAGTGGGTGAGTAACCGGCCTATAACTGTCAAGGCTGATGTTTATAGTTACGGTATGCTTCTTCTAGAGATCGTTGGTGGTCGAAGAAACCTTGACATGTCATTTGATGCAGATGACTTTTTCTATCCTGGATGGGCTTTTAAG GAGATGACAAGTGGAAATCCCATGAAAGTTGCAGACAGGAGACTGGAAGGAGcggttgaagaagaagaactcATTAGAGCCTTGAAAGTTGCCTTTTGGTGCATCCAAGATGAGATATTCATGAGACCAACAATGGGGGAAGTAGTGAGAATGTTGGAAGGATCAGTCGGCATCAACATGCCACCGATGCCCCAAACGGTTTTGGAGTTAATTGAGGAAGGCCTAGATCATGTGTACAAGGCAATGAAGAGAGAATTCAATCACTTCAGCTCCTTCACCATCAATACTCATCCTTCTTCATCTCAAGCTACATGCAGTTACTCCACAATGTCCCCTAGATAG
- the LOC126629325 gene encoding G-type lectin S-receptor-like serine/threonine-protein kinase At5g24080 isoform X1, whose protein sequence is MAMSSTYFSTYLVALFFLVVAGFDACSASRIGLGSRLLARENQTLVSDNGTFALGFTPTSDEDDRFQLAIWFAELPGDRTIVWSANRNSAVSNNAILELDTTGNLVLMDGDATTWTSNTSGAGVEGATLQESGNFIIYDDVNRPVWQSFSHPSDTLLPNQPLSVSLELTTSKSSPRGGYYALKMLQQRTSLSLALTYNMPETLYNSSPESYYNYSYWNGPDISNVTGDVVAVLDEAGSFGIVYGESSDGAVYVYKNDGDDGGLSAASTRSLVLRRLIIESNGNLRLYRWDNDINGSRQWVPEWAAVSTPCDIAGICGKGICNLDRSKTNASCTCLPGTYKENGGSLCSENSSLTGKCDSRSNYQPSQFRISTVQQTNYYFPEFSVIANYSDVENVTKCGEICLADCECVASVYGLDDENPYCWVLRSMDFGGYEDPASTLFVKVRSNGLEGNAKGSGESSKGSGNQQTKVLVIPIVLSMTFLVALLCLLLYYNVHRRRSLKRTLESSVILSGAPLNLSYRELQIRTWNFSQLLGTGGFGSVYKGSLADGTLVAVKKLERVLPHGEKEFITEVNTIGSMHHMNLVRLCGYCSESSQRLLVYEFMKNGSLDKWIFRSNHSRDKLLDWQSRFDIAVGTAQGIAYFHEQCRDRIIHCDIKPENILLDENFCPKVSDFGLAKLMGREHSQVVTMVRGTRGYLAPEWVSNRPITVKADVYSYGMLLLEIVGGRRNLDMSFDADDFFYPGWAFKEMTSGNPMKVADRRLEGAVEEEELIRALKVAFWCIQDEIFMRPTMGEVVRMLEGSVGINMPPMPQTVLELIEEGLDHVYKAMKREFNHFSSFTINTHPSSSQATCSYSTMSPR, encoded by the exons ATGGCAATGTCCTCCACCTATTTTTCTACTTATTTGGTGGCACTGTTCTTCTTGGTTGTAGCTGGGTTTGATGCCTGCTCGGCTAGCCGGATTGGTTTGGGCTCGAGGCTGTTGGCTAGAGAGAACCAAACGTTGGTCTCAGATAATGGCACATTTGCTTTAGGGTTCACTCCAACGTCGGACGAAGACGACAGATTTCAACTGGCAATTTGGTTTGCGGAGCTTCCCGGAGATCGAACCATAGTATGGTCTGCTAACAG AAACTCAGCCGTCTCCAACAATGCGATCCTGGAGCTTGACACAACCGGAAACCTTGTCCTCATGGATGGAGACGCTACCACGTGGACCTCAAACACCTCCGGCGCTGGTGTTGAAGGCGCAACGTTGCAAGAATCTGGAAATTTCATTATCTATGACGATGTCAACCGCCCTGTGTGGCAGAGTTTCTCACACCCATCTGACACTCTCCTCCCAAACCAACCTCTTTCAGTCTCTTTAGAGCTAACAACTTCTAAGTCCTCCCCACGTGGTGGATACTATGCACTAAAAATGCTTCAACAACGCACTTCTTTAAGCCTTGCCTTGACTTACAACATGCCAGAAACTTTATACAATTCCTCCCCTGAATCATATTACAACTATTCTTATTGGAACGGACCAGACATATCAAATGTAACCGGGGATGTTGTAGCGGTTTTAGATGAAGCAGGGAGCTTTGGAATTGTGTATGGGGAGTCATCAGATGGAGCTGTATATGTGTACAAGAATGATGGCGATGATGGGGGACTATCAGCCGCATCAACCAGATCATTGGTTCTTCGTAGATTGATAATCGAGAGTAATGGGAATTTACGCTTGTATCGTTGGGATAATGATATTAATGGGTCAAGGCAATGGGTGCCAGAGTGGGCTGCAGTTTCAACACCATGTGACATTGCTGGAATTTGTGGTAAAGGGATATGTAATTTGGATAGGAGTAAGACTAATGCTTCTTGCACATGTCTACCGGGGACTTATAAGGAAAATGGGGGAAGTCTTTGTTCAGAAAATTCATCACTTACAGGAAAATGTGATTCGCGGAGTAATTATCAGCCATCCCAGTTTAGAATTTCAACGGTGCAGCAAACCAATTACTATTTTCCAGAATTTTCAGTCATAGCAAACTACAGCGATGTTGAGAATGTAACAAAATGTGGAGAGATTTGTCTAGCTGATTGTGAATGTGTTGCTTCAGTTTACGGCCTTGATGACGAAAATCCATACTGTTGGGTTTTGAGAAGCATGGATTTTGGTGGCTATGAGGATCCTGCTTCAACTCTGTTTGTGAAGGTTCGGTCTAATGGCTTAGAGGGCAACGCAAAAGGATCCGGGGAGTCTTCCAAGGGGTCGGGTAATCAGCAAACAAAAGTTTTGGTTATTCCTATTGTTCTTAGCATGACCTTCCTTGTTGCCCTCCTATGTCTTTTGCTATATTACAATGTCCATAGGAGGAGATCCTTGAAGAGAACACTGGAAAGCTCAGTAATCTTGTCTGGTGCTCCGTTGAATCTTAGTTACCGCGAATTACAAATTCGTACGTGGAATTTCTCACAGCTTCTTGGAACTG GGGGATTTGGGAGTGTTTACAAGGGAAGCCTTGCTGATGGCACTTTGGTTGCCGTAAAAAAACTTGAGAGGGTTTTGCCACATGGGGAGAAGGAGTTTATAACTGAAGTGAACACCATTGGTTCCATGCATCACATGAACTTGGTTCGTCTATGCGGGTACTGCTCCGAGAGCTCACAACG GCTTTTAGTTTATGAGTTCATGAAAAATGGGTCACTGGACAAATGGATATTTCGCTCAAATCATTCCCGAGACAAGTTGCTAGATTGGCAATCACGCTTTGATATAGCCGTGGGTACTGCACAAGGAATTGCATATTTTCATGAGCAATGCCGAGATCGAATTATACATTGTGACATCAAACCAGAAAACATTCTGCTGGATGAAAATTTCTGTCCTAAAGTTTCCGACTTTGGACTAGCTAAGTTGATGGGCAGAGAGCACTCACAGGTTGTTACCATGGTCAGAGGAACAAGAGGCTATTTGGCTCCGGAGTGGGTGAGTAACCGGCCTATAACTGTCAAGGCTGATGTTTATAGTTACGGTATGCTTCTTCTAGAGATCGTTGGTGGTCGAAGAAACCTTGACATGTCATTTGATGCAGATGACTTTTTCTATCCTGGATGGGCTTTTAAG GAGATGACAAGTGGAAATCCCATGAAAGTTGCAGACAGGAGACTGGAAGGAGcggttgaagaagaagaactcATTAGAGCCTTGAAAGTTGCCTTTTGGTGCATCCAAGATGAGATATTCATGAGACCAACAATGGGGGAAGTAGTGAGAATGTTGGAAGGATCAGTCGGCATCAACATGCCACCGATGCCCCAAACGGTTTTGGAGTTAATTGAGGAAGGCCTAGATCATGTGTACAAGGCAATGAAGAGAGAATTCAATCACTTCAGCTCCTTCACCATCAATACTCATCCTTCTTCATCTCAAGCTACATGCAGTTACTCCACAATGTCCCCTAGATAG
- the LOC126629988 gene encoding hevamine-A-like, translating to MASKSTATFLALLSLVTLVLALGANAGGIAIYWGQNGNEGTLAETCASGNYQFVNVAFLTTFGNGQTPAINLAGHCDPTTEECTKLSPEIKSCQAKGIKVILSIGGASGSYSLTSADDARQVATYLWNNFLGGQSSSRPLGAAVLDGIDFDIEGGTDQHWDDLARYLSGYSKRGKKVYLTAAPQCPFPDAYVGNALKTGLFDNVWVQFYNNPPCQYASGDVTNLEDAWKQWTSAIPADKIFLGLPAAPQAAGSGFIPATDLSSQVLPAIKSSAKYGGVMLWSKYYDDLDGYSSSIKNDV from the coding sequence ATGGCTTCAAAGTCCACAGCAACGTTCCTAGCATTGCTCTCTTTAGTGACATTAGTTCTGGCTCTCGGGGCTAATGCCGGTGGAATCGCAATATATTGGGGTCAGAATGGTAATGAAGGCACATTAGCAGAAACATGTGCTTCAGGGAATTACCAATTTGTAAACGTAGCTTTTCTCACCACCTTCGGCAACGGCCAAACGCCTGCAATCAACCTAGCCGGTCACTGTGACCCAACGACAGAAGAATGCACCAAATTGAGCCCAGAAATCAAGTCATGCCAAGCCAAGGGGATTAAAGTCATACTCTCCATAGGAGGAGCTTCTGGGAGCTACTCTCTAACTTCAGCTGATGATGCAAGGCAAGTTGCAACTTACCTGTGGAATAATTTCTTGGGAGGGCAATCGTCGTCGAGGCCATTGGGAGCTGCCGTTTTGGATGGAATTGATTTTGACATCGAGGGAGGGACTGACCAACATTGGGATGACCTAGCAAGGTACCTCTCTGGATATAGCAAGAGAGGCAAGAAAGTTTACTTGACTGCTGCCCCACAATGTCCCTTTCCTGATGCTTATGTTGGAAATGCACTTAAGACGGGCCTCTTTGACAATGTTTGGGTTCAGTTCTACAACAACCCTCCCTGCCAGTACGCTTCTGGGGATGTGACCAACCTTGAAGACGCCTGGAAGCAGTGGACTTCAGCCATCCCTGCAGATAAGATTTTCTTGGGATTGCCTGCTGCACCTCAAGCTGCTGGTAGCGGGTTTATTCCTGCTACTGATCTTAGCTCACAAGTTCTTCCGGCTATTAAAAGTTCGGCTAAGTATGGAGGCGTCATGCTTTGGTCCAAGTATTATGATGATCTTGATGGATACAGCTCCTCCATCAAGAATGATGTCTAG
- the LOC126627631 gene encoding probable membrane-associated kinase regulator 6, producing METSQPLSIESFSYSWLVNLKPASLESLNNSLRTSLDASDESSFIEMDPTMPPSQRFFMNSQQDFKFDFPAAISQSPLTTLVHADELISNGYLLPLSVESLMKMEAYHCDEASNFTPVPSHLQKDAAPTDNHNSRDCSKSLRRCRRLSRRIFEKYLNFLRPLYRRIRGDRNHHHKANPKGGNLDKRSHSVKNCRVHSSETSQSPRISVAYSADDWRMSCDSESSIYEAVLHCKRSIGK from the exons ATGGAAACGTCCCAGCCTCTTTCCATTGAAAGCTTTTCATACAGTTGGTTAGTAAACCTTAAACCAGCTTCTCTGGAGAGCCTTAACAACTCTCTCAGAACCTCGCTTGATGCGTCCGATGAATCTTCCTTCATCGAGATGGACCCAACAATGCCACCCTCTCAGAGATTCTTTATGAATTCCCAGCAGGATTTCAAATTTGACTTCCCTGCTGCCATTTCACAATCTCCTCTCACTACCCTAGTTCATGCCGATGAGCTCATTTCCAACGGCTACCTTTTGCCTCTTTCTGTTGAGTCCTTAATGAAGATGGAAGCATATCATTGTGACGAGGCCTCAAATTTCACTCCAGTCCCTTCACATTTACAAAAAGATGCTGCTCCAACTGATAATCATAATTCTAGAGATTGCTCTAAATCATTGAGGAGGTGTAGAAGATTGTCACGACGAATATTCGAGAAGTACTTGAACTTTCTTAGGCCCTTGTATAGAAGGATTAGAGGTGACCGCAACCATCATCACAAAGCGAATCCTAAAGGTGGAAATCTTGATAAAAGGAGCCATTCGGTAAAAAACTGCAGGGTGCATTCATCGGAAACTAGTCAATCCCCAAGAATAAGTGTAGCATATTCCGCCGATGATTGGCGGATGTCTTGTGATTCTGAGAGCTCAATCTATGAGGCAGTTCTCCATTGCAAAAGATCTATAG GAAAATAA
- the LOC126629336 gene encoding hevamine-A-like, with protein MAPKSTMSLALLSLVTLVLALGANAGGIAIYWGQNGNEGTLAETCATGNYQFVNVAFLTTFGNGRTPAINLAGHCDPTTDECTKLSPEIRSCQAKGIKVILSIGGASGSYSLTSAADARQVATYLWNNFLGGHSSSRPLGAAVLDGIDFDIEGGTDQYWDDLARYLSGYSKRGKKVYLTAAPQCPFPDAWIGNALKTGLFDNVWVQFYNNPPCQYTSGDVANLEDAWKQWTSAIPAHKIFLGLPAAPQAAGSGFIPASDLNSQVLPAIKNSAKYGGVMLWSKYYDDLDGYSSSIKSHV; from the coding sequence ATGGCTCCAAAGTCCACAATGTCCCTAGCATTGCTCTCTTTAGTTACACTAGTTCTGGCTTTGGGGGCTAATGCCGGTGGAATCGCTATATATTGGGGTCAAAATGGGAATGAAGGCACGTTAGCGGAAACTTGTGCTACAGGGAATTACCAATTTGTAAACGTAGCTTTTCTCACCACCTTCGGCAATGGCCGCACCCCCGCCATCAACCTAGCCGGTCACTGTGACCCAACGACCGATGAATGCACCAAGTTGAGCCCAGAGATCAGGTCATGCCAAGCCAAGGGGATTAAGGTCATACTTTCCATTGGAGGAGCTTCTGGGAGCTACTCTCTAACTTCAGCAGCTGATGCAAGGCAAGTTGCAACTTACTTGTGGAACAACTTCTTGGGAGGGCATTCATCATCAAGGCCATTGGGAGCTGCAGTATTGGATGGAATTGACTTTGATATTGAGGGAGGGACTGACCAATATTGGGATGACCTTGCTAGGTACCTATCTGGATATAGCAAGAGAGGCAAGAAAGTTTACTTGACTGCTGCCCCACAATGTCCCTTTCCTGATGCTTGGATTGGAAATGCACTTAAGACAGGCCTCTTTGACAATGTTTGGGTTCAGTTCTACAACAACCCTCCCTGTCAGTACACTTCCGGCGACGTGGCCAATCTAGAGGACGCTTGGAAGCAGTGGACTTCAGCCATCCCTGCACATAAGATTTTCTTGGGGTTGCCTGCTGCTCCTCAGGCTGCCGGTAGCGGTTTTATTCCTGCTTCTGATCTCAACTCACAAGTCCTTCCGGCTATTAAAAATTCGGCTAAGTATGGAGGTGTCATGCTTTGGTCCAAATATTATGATGATCTTGATGGATACAGCTCCTCCATCAAGAGTCATGTCTAA